In Thalassophryne amazonica chromosome 13, fThaAma1.1, whole genome shotgun sequence, the sequence ctatataaattaataaatttgaatttgaattgtgTCTTTTAGAGTGGCTGCCCCTCGGGTGTGGCAGGGGCTGTGCGGCCCAGGCGTGCGGGGATAGTCTGGTGTCCGGGTGTGGGGTCCTGGACTTGCTGGGAGATTTGGTGTTGGGGGTGGGACTTCGGGGGTCCGGGAGGGGTTGCTTTCCGGTACTGTTTGCTCCACGGGCTTTTGGCGGGGTGGGGAAGAATTGGGCAGCCATCGTTCCTTTTCATTTGGGTCTGTCTGCTCTGCCGTTGGTGGGTTGGTGTCCAGTGCCTGGCTCGGGTGTATGTGCCCCCCCCCCGTGCCCTAGCCTCTCCCTCCGGGTTTGTGGGGCCCGCCTGTCTCCCTTTTGCTCCTCGGCTGCCCCTGCCACTCCGGGGTCCCATCTCGCGCCTTCCCTGGTTCAGGGACCACCGGGCGTGGTGGCCCATCCATCTGCAGCTCCCTGGCCCcctgtcccccctgttggtttgttaCTCCCTGGGCCTCTGGTGCTCCTCTGGGGCTGCCTGCCTCCCCCCGTCTTGTGGTTTCCTGGCTCCTCCGTCGGATCTGGGGTTGGGCTGGGGCCCGGTGGGGCTGGTGTATGTGGCCCGCTCCCTGTGCAACATCTCTCCTTCCAcctgctgcttggggttgggcctcacatatcacacccttttaatgcacttcaccaggttaatacctgcacgcacatcatattgggttgtaaGTAGCACATTACAGGGTTCATGGAGTTTTGTGGTCCGGTGTTGAGGATGGGTTTGCACGGCAGTCTGAGGCGCAGCTGTGcactgcagccttccactgcgatctccatctgccactcctgctctgcaattttaatgcacacgcattctttctacacatttagtaaacaccttcactAATTTAGAGTCAGAGTCACTAGACATGGTGgatttgcagggcaggctgtggtgcagtgtgccgcggcctcccacagcagtctgccacctgccatctcctgccctgcttttaatgcaacactttatctttgcacacTTAGGGGGACACACACAGCAAGGGAAATTAATtatatggtggggttggtaggtagggtgagtgtgacatgtggggttggccctgaatcgctgtggatgtctggggctctggggtggGGGGTCGCCGGTTCTGCTGTGGTCCCTGGGCCCCACTCTGGGACTGTGGGGCCCGGGGTCTCCGTGAGATGGTGCCCCGCTCTCGCTTGGGCGGTCTCCTggtcttgggctttggtgtttggggtggggccCGTGGTGGGGGGTGGGTTGGGGGCTTGCGGGGGAGTTTGGAGGGGTTCAGCTGGCTGCACTGGGGGGCTTGGGTGTCGTGGGGCCTCGTGCTTACTGGCCCCAGGGATTGGGCCTTGCCTCTCATACGGGGGCTGGGTCCCGCCCTCGTATGGCTCGATGGTCCTTGCCCATGTTTTGGAttcagttgcggtggctcctttgccccccgtccTTGCCGCCGCTCGCTCCCGCCTTTTGGGGCCATGGCCCTGATGGTGCGGTTCTGGGGTCCCCCCCATTGGTGGGCTCTGCCGGCGCCAGTGTGCTTCCgttgggtatggggctgcttcCCATGCCTCCATGGAGGGGGTGGTGTCAGGGGTGCATTCCGGCGCCgccgggccgctcccctgttggtttgtcaTCTGCCCCAGTGGCTCTTGGGGCTGCCCTTCCTGGTTCCTGTGCCCTTCTGCTGACCTTTTATCCTGGTTTTTCCTGGGGCCCCGTGCCCTGGGCCCGACGcgccagagtggtccatgtcatatggtaaggttctgtacttttatcttggcccaacacaccagccacagtagtgatcagctattcagctgtgatctgggtctctgtgtttgatggttgtgtgtttgtggccatcaccacaattcggttttgggtgctcttttggggattaacactctggtgtcctagattacggtatggatgctcactaattagacaacagactgttgctgtcactgtttgttcatgtgtggttgtttgtcctggtaggttGTATGGTTGAGGCCCTGTCTCTTCTGTGTCTCCCTTCACAGTTATagccttcaccacttgtcgttcattcttgtctgtcttcgtgttgttttggtggttggcctTTCCTGATAGaggttgtcggttggctttgagtaggatgttgaagGCTGCTCGGGAAACGTGgattgggggtcacacacacacacacacacacacacacacacacacacacacacacacacacacacatacataccacattcactcatgcactacataccttctgtcttgcaagaataaattgcatatatgtgtattaatgtccataaatggttctgccagtgtggcatttacattaccatatatgcagacgggggggAATAGAAAGtgcgcaataattatttaaacaaaattgggcaggtgcataaatttgggaacccttgtaattttattgatttgaatccatttagcactaattattggaacacaaaattggtttggtaagctcactggccCTTGACCTCATTACATAGGTGAatacagtcatgagaaagggtatttaaggtggccatttacaaatgtttaccCTCTTTgcctctcttctaatgagtggcaacaaacAAATCTCAAATgagctgaaaacaaagattgttcaacatcatggtttaggggaaggatacaaaaaagctatctcagagatatcagctgtcagtttctactgtgaggaacatagtgaggaaatggaagaccacaggcacagtactagttaaggcccgaagtggcaggccaagaaaaatctcagataagctgaagcgaaggatggtgacaacagttagtcaacccacagacctgctccaaagacctacagcatGATCTTGATAgcatctctgtgcatcgttcaactatacagcacactttgcacaaagagatgctgaatGATGCTATAACACAGAGGAaggcttttctgcatacacgccacaaacagagtcgtttgaggtatgctaaaccacatttggacaagccagcttcattttggaataaggtgctgtggactgatgaaactaaatttgagttatttggacataaaaaggggcggtatgcatggctgaaaaagaacacagcattccaagaaaaacactggttacctacagtaaaatttggaggtggttccatcatactgtgtggctgtgtggccagtgcacgtactgggaatcttgttaaagttgagggtcacatggattccagtcaatatcagcagattcttgagaacaatgttcatgaatcagtgacaaagttgaagttgcgttggggctggatctttcaacaagacaactgccctaaacactgctcaaaatcttactaaggcattcatgcagaggaacaagtacaacgttatggaatggccatctcactccccacacctgaatattattgaaaatctgtgatgtgattttaagcgggctggccatgctcggaaaccaacaaacctgactgatctggagatgttttgtaaagaagaatggtccaaaataccttcaaccagaatccagactctcattggaagctatatgaagtgtttagaggctgttatttctacaaaaggaggatctactaaatattgttgtagttttctgttggggtgcccaaatttatgcacctgcctaattttgtttaaagaattattgcaccttctgtaaatcctataaacttcatttcacttctcagatatcactgtgtttgtctgctatatgatatatttaactgaaattactgatccaaacaaccaatgatttataaaggaaaatcatggaaatcatcaggggtgcccaaacgtttgcatacaactgtacagttAAAATTAAAATAGAGATGGGGATAATTTTCTGCATTCACAACCACAACTCACACTCATGATTCTCtgcaaaaaaaaaggcagaaggacaTATACGTATATAGTGTGTCCGgacagtattcacagggcttcactttcaccaaaacattaaatctaggcttgcatctcagatgtactgttgtgaaagtgtagtgacacggacccacaacagggggcgcaaatgaacggacaatagaaggagtcaaatttgaacactttactgttgtgaatgccacaaccatacacagcagattatagaatgatacaaagtcaatggataaaggtgtcgtgtgggcaggctcgacgataggagacgtccgtctaaagaagaaccggaaccacacgatttcctccgccaccgaaccagaagGATACTGGGGTCGCCAGTTCCCGAATCCCcgaggtggccaccgtctccgcgtgtcggatctggtactgctggcgaagaacaaagacagtcaagtgtgggtgtgtacacccagtaacaacaacggtgggaattccacctccacctcaaatcacacacttgcagctcctgtttcagtacttatctggaaagagtgagaggcgaagacgtcggcactctcacaaaccaccaatcagcggacaaggctccacaggaaagaggatgcaaaaagagttcagactaagatacagtttagtttatgactgagaatattacctccttagaagaacgatatcttggcgacgtggtggaggtgtcatctccttcttgcacagtcactcagtttttgagaactgtctactccacacagattgaccatcgagtgccatactgttttattgatgtaaataaagtccaagacatattcaatgacttggaaatgtatgaaagctggcaataaatctgattattTACAGGCGTTATACCAAAGCGttacttatgcagcccatcatttttgcttttatatttttcataagTTTATATCAAGTTTAAGTTTAaggaaaatttttattttttgtatattttgtattttttctgtttgaaatgacataaattaaagtaaaaaaaaaaaaaaaatgtgatgtgatagaagaaatctgagctcagcttcagattcagcaccccaaaaatgaccctaaatcaagttctcaaagtccatgccattttttctctttttttttgaccagtgtaataGATGGAcatagatagattttttttttcaaagtcttTTAATGAATACAGCTCCAGTTTAATATGAATTGATTAATGACAATGAGCATGTGTGTTTGAAGCAGCCGACAGGTTGGTCGTTATTTCAGTGTGTCTGTTGTGACTGTATTCTCTTACTAGCAGTGACAATGTTTATAGCTTTCATCAAAGGTGATGAAGTACTTCCATAAATCTGTCTCATTATTTATGTGTTACATTTCAGTACGGTCGCTCATATTTGCACGGTTCCATTTCAGCAGTGCATGTGAGGTGGGTGTACACTCCCTCTATGTTCCTCCTTCACATTCCATTGATACAGTCCATACatgtgttagggccccttcacacatagtgcaaatgtggtcaatttgtgcataaagtgtgcatgaagcaggaatcgtgcaaaatgtgtaaaatcacagctgcctcatacacctgctgcttcaactatttgcacacaccagtggctgaaagacagagtgtggaatgtgcgctgtgtgagcccatcgaaccctctcatggcaggtgtcgtccaaattccaggtgacatgcaccaacatctaacaccacttgcatggcacttagaaaatgtgtggccattcacactgttaacatgacaacagtcagcagatgatcactgtcatgctggcagtgaaatttgtctaagtgccccacgagtgtggctttggtgtgtgtgctgaactaacaggaggtgtggctattacAGAgtgactgtggagatctgtggttctggacatcccagctagacaacacatactgtgtttggacagacatggactaacaactgcccactgtgacacgcgtgtgtctgcttgctgtcatcacatggacataaataaaaacatatatcactgtggggaCGGGCTGCAACGAGCGCGCGCAcatcgtgcacattgacaggctgcctccaggctgaaacagaccgtcagatcataacacacagcgggcgatctgaaggTCACACTactcatgtgagctctgttccacatgatgtggtgtctgtcctgcggtgtgctgtgcacaagacatgcgtgttgggcaggacacgcgTGCGGGTCAGCTGGACAcatgccagtagatgtggacatgatgaaacGAGCAaattgcttctcattcatgtcatttcatgactttatgtctgtgaccatgggtcatctacagaggaacagacggatcatatttgtattgtccgcttgataagagggattcagtataaTACGGTgtatttatatggtgtgtggttttattttttcttaaatacgtccatttaccgcaccttttacaggacagtgatggtagcgcagtggtaaagtttctgactggtacccagagcttttggaagtgcaggttcgaatcccgtgggtgacatattttcacagcagcagtacgacgtggttacacatcgcacagctgctggcactgtgttcccgcatgcatgaactgtcgcaccggcatcgtgcatgcctgcccgccgGCATGATGTACGTGGTGTGCTCATACAAGCTCTACCGCTGTAAGTTGCCCTGAGTTGCACATAttcacactgggcctcatgtatcaatgttgcgcacttgtggtgtaaatttacggcgtaaacttgaaatacaccaaagtcgccgtgacatgtatcaagcagtgcgcacctgcccatttctggcgtacgcctgacgtgatcttgataaatgcagcaggtggaaacgatcgtaattataataaacacgcccataaatattcagactccgcttcagacacaccctcatttttcgacatggaagccgggagacggcaatgaaaaagaactccaccaatcacgacgcgtgccaatacagcgtcaaaagcggccatcgtatcaattgttttgtagtatataatcaataaagtgttacagtggtccctcattaatcgctggagttacgttctaaaaaatagcccgaaatacgcgaaaccgcgacgtagtcagcattattttttacaattattatagacgtttcaaagctgtaaaacccctcactacacagtttatacactttctcaatcaggcatgaacattttctcacttttctctcgtgtgtaaacactctcaaagttcaaaccttagtaggaaaataagaccaaactgttttcaggcccaaacatttgtttgagaaataaaaatagaacgttttcctataaataattatgatagcttttagaactaacaaattaattttaacgatcaacgcatgaggtcggacacataagaaattattaatagtgactgaccagtatgtcacagatcgctcttctgcgtcctgacgctgcgccttttcccactcacacctggctgcagcaggtgtttgtttccgtgtgacaaacacagttggcgctcttttctcttctgggcaacaagattcttacaaacagatatgcagaacacagaacagtgttaaaaaaaaagcatgtaaaattggactaaatactctgcgagactccgaggccacgac encodes:
- the LOC117522992 gene encoding proline-rich protein 2-like; protein product: MTNQQGSGPAAPECTPDTTPSMEAWEAAPYPTEAHWRRQSPPMGGTPEPHHQGHGPKRRERAAARTGGKGATATESKTWARTIEPYEGGTQPPYERQGPIPGASKHEAPRHPSPPVQPAEPLQTPPQAPNPPPTTGPTPNTKAQDQETAQARAGHHLTETPGPTVPEPNPKQQVEGEMLHRERATYTSPTGPQPNPRSDGGARKPQDGGRQAAPEEHQRPRE